A single Larimichthys crocea isolate SSNF chromosome VIII, L_crocea_2.0, whole genome shotgun sequence DNA region contains:
- the onecut1 gene encoding hepatocyte nuclear factor 6 isoform X1: protein MNAQLSMENIGDLHGVSHESVSGHGELLSGHSPHSRPSPRGLSHRAMGMATLLDSGDYHPSHPGHLHPAISMCEAPGMSASSTYTTLTPLQPLPPISTVSDKFPPHHHHHHHHHHPHHPHPHPHQRIPGNVSGSFTLMREDRSLAPMNSLYPAYHHKDPCMGQSLSPLSGSGLASIHTTQAGIPPYAHPGAAMPGEKMLTPSGFEAHHPAMLGRHTEQHMSSSAGMVQINGLHHHPHAHLGAQGHGQGLGNSREQASGPGQQGGGGGGGGVSGGQMEEVNTKEVAQRITTELKRYSIPQAIFAQRVLCRSQGTLSDLLRNPKPWSKLKSGRETFRRMWKWLQEPEFQRMSALRLAGERSLACKRKEQDHGRSERGNMTKKPRLVFTDVQRRTLHAIFKENKRPSKELQVTIAQQLGLELATVSNFFMNARRRSLDKWVDDGSGGHLGNSGPNACTKA, encoded by the exons ATGAACGCACAGCTGTCGATGGAGAATATTGGCGACCTGCACGGAGTGAGCCATGAGTCCGTGTCCGGTCACGGAGAGCTGCTGAGTGGCCACAGTCCACATTCCCGACCGAGCCCCCGGGGTCTGAGCCATCGCGCTATGGGCATGGCGACCCTGCTGGACAGCGGAGACTATCACCCCAGCCACCCCGGACACCTGCATCCAGCCATCAGCATGTGTGAAGCCCCCGGCATGAGTGCAAGCAGCACTTACACCACTCTAACCCCCCTGCAGCCCTTACCCCCCATCTCCACCGTGTCCGACAAGTTTCCtcctcaccatcaccaccaccaccaccaccaccatccccaTCATCCTCACCCGCATCCGCACCAGAGGATCCCCGGAAATGTCAGCGGCAGCTTCACGTTGATGCGAGAGGACCGGAGTCTGGCGCCTATGAACAGTCTGTATCCCGCATATCATCACAAGGATCCCTGCATGGGCCAGAGCCTCTCCCCGCTGTCTGGTTCCGGTCTGGCCAGCATACACACGACCCAGGCAGGCATTCCTCCCTACGCTCATCCCGGTGCAGCCATGCCTGGTGAGAAGATGCTCACCCCCAGCGGGTTTGAGGCTCACCACCCGGCCATGCTCGGCAGACACACGGAGCAGCACATGAGCTCCTCGGCGGGCATGGTACAAATCAACGgtctccaccaccaccctcacGCCCACCTTGGCGCGCAGGGGCACGGCCAGGGGCTGGGGAACAGCCGGGAGCAGGCCTCCGGGCCGGGGCAGCAAGGGGGTGGCGGTGGAGGGGGTGGTGTTTCTGGGggacagatggaggaggtgaaTACCAAAGAGGTGGCGCAGAGGATCACAACAGAGCTGAAGCGCTACAGCATCCCTCAGGCCATCTTTGCCCAGCGGGTCCTGTGCAGGTCCCAGGGGACCCTGTCCGACCTGCTGAGAAACCCCAAACCCTGGTCCAAGCTCAAGTCCGGTAGAGAGACCTTCCGCCGCATGTGGAAATGGCTGCAGGAGCCTGAGTTCCAACGCATGAGTGCGCTCAGGCTCGCAGGTGAGCGAAGCCTCG CATGTAAGCGCAAGGAACAAGACCATGGCAGAAGTGAGCGGGGGAACATGACCAAGAAGCCCCGGCTGGTGTTCACAGATGTGCAGCGGCGGACGCTCCATGCCATCTTCAAAGAGAACAAGCGTCCATCCAAAGAGCTGCAGGTCACCATTGCCCAGCAGCTGGGCCTAGAGTTGGCCACAGTGAGCAACTTCTTTATGAACGCACGTCGCCGGAGCCTAGATAAGTGGGTGGACGACGGCTCCGGTGGTCACTTGGGCAACTCTGGCCCCAACGCCTGCACCAAAGCCTGA
- the onecut1 gene encoding hepatocyte nuclear factor 6 isoform X2 → MNAQLSMENIGDLHGVSHESVSGHGELLSGHSPHSRPSPRGLSHRAMGMATLLDSGDYHPSHPGHLHPAISMCEAPGMSASSTYTTLTPLQPLPPISTVSDKFPPHHHHHHHHHHPHHPHPHPHQRIPGNVSGSFTLMREDRSLAPMNSLYPAYHHKDPCMGQSLSPLSGSGLASIHTTQAGIPPYAHPGAAMPGEKMLTPSGFEAHHPAMLGRHTEQHMSSSAGMVQINGLHHHPHAHLGAQGHGQGLGNSREQASGPGQQGGGGGGGGVSGGQMEEVNTKEVAQRITTELKRYSIPQAIFAQRVLCRSQGTLSDLLRNPKPWSKLKSGRETFRRMWKWLQEPEFQRMSALRLAACKRKEQDHGRSERGNMTKKPRLVFTDVQRRTLHAIFKENKRPSKELQVTIAQQLGLELATVSNFFMNARRRSLDKWVDDGSGGHLGNSGPNACTKA, encoded by the exons ATGAACGCACAGCTGTCGATGGAGAATATTGGCGACCTGCACGGAGTGAGCCATGAGTCCGTGTCCGGTCACGGAGAGCTGCTGAGTGGCCACAGTCCACATTCCCGACCGAGCCCCCGGGGTCTGAGCCATCGCGCTATGGGCATGGCGACCCTGCTGGACAGCGGAGACTATCACCCCAGCCACCCCGGACACCTGCATCCAGCCATCAGCATGTGTGAAGCCCCCGGCATGAGTGCAAGCAGCACTTACACCACTCTAACCCCCCTGCAGCCCTTACCCCCCATCTCCACCGTGTCCGACAAGTTTCCtcctcaccatcaccaccaccaccaccaccaccatccccaTCATCCTCACCCGCATCCGCACCAGAGGATCCCCGGAAATGTCAGCGGCAGCTTCACGTTGATGCGAGAGGACCGGAGTCTGGCGCCTATGAACAGTCTGTATCCCGCATATCATCACAAGGATCCCTGCATGGGCCAGAGCCTCTCCCCGCTGTCTGGTTCCGGTCTGGCCAGCATACACACGACCCAGGCAGGCATTCCTCCCTACGCTCATCCCGGTGCAGCCATGCCTGGTGAGAAGATGCTCACCCCCAGCGGGTTTGAGGCTCACCACCCGGCCATGCTCGGCAGACACACGGAGCAGCACATGAGCTCCTCGGCGGGCATGGTACAAATCAACGgtctccaccaccaccctcacGCCCACCTTGGCGCGCAGGGGCACGGCCAGGGGCTGGGGAACAGCCGGGAGCAGGCCTCCGGGCCGGGGCAGCAAGGGGGTGGCGGTGGAGGGGGTGGTGTTTCTGGGggacagatggaggaggtgaaTACCAAAGAGGTGGCGCAGAGGATCACAACAGAGCTGAAGCGCTACAGCATCCCTCAGGCCATCTTTGCCCAGCGGGTCCTGTGCAGGTCCCAGGGGACCCTGTCCGACCTGCTGAGAAACCCCAAACCCTGGTCCAAGCTCAAGTCCGGTAGAGAGACCTTCCGCCGCATGTGGAAATGGCTGCAGGAGCCTGAGTTCCAACGCATGAGTGCGCTCAGGCTCGCAG CATGTAAGCGCAAGGAACAAGACCATGGCAGAAGTGAGCGGGGGAACATGACCAAGAAGCCCCGGCTGGTGTTCACAGATGTGCAGCGGCGGACGCTCCATGCCATCTTCAAAGAGAACAAGCGTCCATCCAAAGAGCTGCAGGTCACCATTGCCCAGCAGCTGGGCCTAGAGTTGGCCACAGTGAGCAACTTCTTTATGAACGCACGTCGCCGGAGCCTAGATAAGTGGGTGGACGACGGCTCCGGTGGTCACTTGGGCAACTCTGGCCCCAACGCCTGCACCAAAGCCTGA